GTATGAAAAAACCAGTTTCAAAGGCATCATAATGGTATAGATCATGTTATAATTAAATAACGATAGAGCCCAATTTGAACAAAGTCTAAAGAAAAGGATACCCTCATGGCCGAGAAAATTTTTGGGAAACCTCTGATCACTCAAGAAGCAGTTCAAAAGCGGATTAAAGAATTAGGCCAAAAAATTACCAGAGATTACGCCGGGAAGGATCTCTACCTGATTGGTGTATTAAAAGGGGCGTTTGCTTTTTATGCGGATATCGCCAGAGCGATCTCACTTCCTCTGAGAGTCGGCTTTATCAGCGTGTCGAGTTATCAGGGAGCAACCCACACCTCGGGCAAGGTTAAAATCGTTTCTGATCTGAAGGAAGAAATCGTGGGAAAAGACGTTCTTTTAGTGGAGGATATCGTCGACTCCGGGCTAACCCTCCAGTTTTTAAAGAAAAAATTTAACGCAAAAAAGCCGAATTCGTTGAAAGTCTGCTCTTTGTTGAATAAAGCGGCCGGAAGGCAGGTCGATGTTGACATTGATTATGTCGGGTTCGAGATTCCGGACAAATATATTGTGGGATACGGCCTGGATTATGACAATAAATACCGCAACCTGCCCTATATGGCCGTTCTTGAAAACATAGAAGAGTGAGATGATGGGTGAGATTTTTTAGTAAAGAAATAATATTGCCGTTGGCAATTTTTTTATGATAAACTTAAAACATTTATTTGACTGGACTTTTAATCATTTTTTCATCAAACCGTTTGACCGATGGAATGAGAATGATATTTGGCGGGCAGGCTTCCAAATATCTGGGAGAAGTAAATGAAACCTCGTTTTAAAAATATGGCGCTTTGGCTGGTTATCGGGTTATTCATGATTTTATTGTTTAATCTTTTTAATACCCCTCCCCGGCAGGGCGAAGAGGAGCTTATTTTCAGCGATTTTATGGCCCGTGTTGACAAGGGGGACATATCAGAAGTCGTTATTAAAGAGAACCATCTTACGGGCGTTCTAAAAGATGGCGTTAAATTTAAAACCTATGCCGCGAATTATCCTGATTTGATTAAGAACCTCCGGGAAAAGAACATCAAGATAAACGTCAAACCGCCGGATGAAAACCCCTGGTACATCACTTTTTTAATGACGTGGGGTCCCTTTGTCTTTATTCTGGCCCTATGGATCTTTTTTATGCGTCAAATGCAAATGGGTGGAAACAAGGCCCTTTCATTTGGTAAAAGCCGGGCAAGGCTTTTGTCTGAAGACAAGAAAAAAATAACATTTGCGGATGTCGCCGGGGTGGATGAAGCAAAAGATGAGGTCATTGAGATCATAGAATTTTTAAAAGACCCTCCAAAATTTCAGAAACTGGGAGGAAGAATTCCGAAAGGCGTTTTAATCGTCGGGCCTCCGGGCACGGGAAAAACTCTTTTAGCCAAGGCGATTGCGGGAGAGGCAGGCGTCCCTTTCTTCAGTATCAGCGGGTCGGATTTTGTTGAAATGTTTGTGGGGGTGGGCGCTTCCAGGGTACGGGACCTTTTTGAACAGGGGAAAAAACATGCGCCCTGCATTATTTTCATCGATGAAATTGACGCCGTCGGCCGTCACCGGGGAGCTGGTTTGGGGGGAGGTCATGATGAAAGGGAACAGACGTTAAACCAACTTCTCGTTGAGATGGATGGTTTCGAGACCTCGGAGGGGGTTATTCTCGTTGCCGCCACGAACAGACCCGATGTGCTTGACCCTGCTTTGCTGCGTCCCGGCCGGTTTGACCGGCAGGTCGTGGTTCAGAGACCCGATTATAAGGGAAGAACGGAAATCTTAAAGGTGCATACCAAGAAAATTCCTCTTGATTCCAGCGTCAACCTGGAAGTTATTGCGCGGGGGACTCCTGGATTTGCCGGAGCTGACCTGGAAAACCTGGTGAATGAAGCGGCGCTTTTGGCTGCGCGGAGAAATAAAAAAGTCGTCGAAATGATTGATTTTGAATTTGCGAAAGATAAAGTCTTAATGGGCGTGGAAAGAAAAAGTATTATGATCAACGAACAGGAGAAACGAACGACCGCTTATCATGAAGCCGGACATACGCTCGTGGCCAGAATTCTGCCGGGAACGGATCCTGTTCATAAGGTGACGATTATTCCGCGTGGAAGAGCGTTAGGATTAACAATGCAGCTTCCGACCGATGACCGGTATACCTACGGCAAAGAGTTCCTCCATAACAACATTGCCATTTTAATGGGGGGAAGAGTCGCGGAAGAGGTGGCGTTTCAGCATATCACGACGGGCGCGGGAAATGATATTGAGCGTGCGACCGATCTTGCAAGGAAAATGGTCTGTGAGTGGGGAATGAGCGAAAGATTAGGCCCTCTGACTTTTGGAAAAAAGGAACAGGAAATTTTTCTTGGAAGGGAAATCTCCCAGCATCGGGACTACAGTGAGTCGACCGCAATTGAAATTGATAATGAAGTGAAGCGCCTTGTCATGGAAAACTATGAGCGTGCCAAAACGATCATTAAAACGAACTTCAGCGCTTTAAAAGCGCTTGCAGAGGCCCTTCTTGAAAAAGAATCTCTCGACGCTCCCGAAATTGAAAAAATTATTCAGTCTGCGATTGCTACCGCTGCGTAGTTTTTGTCTCCTTTCTTGAGGATCACGTTTTTCTAAAACAGCTCCTTAAAAGACCTCCCTGTCCGCCTGTCATGTTAAAGCAGACGAACAGGAGTGTTTATTTTGTGGTAAATGAACTTCTGTAAACAAACATTCGAACTCTCCTGCGGCCGATTTAAAATTCAGTTGGGCGTGAAAACTCATGTCATGGGAATCCTCAATGCGACCCCCGATTCTTTTACCGATCAGGGAAAATATTTTGGTCAATCGGATGCCATTTCCCATGCGCTGAAAATGGAGGAAGAGGGGGCTGACTTCATTGACGTCGGGGGGGAGTCTTCAAGGCCCGGAGCCCAACCTGTTTCCGTGGAGGAAGAACTCCGCCGCGTGCTTCCTGTTCTGGAAGCGGTTGTCCCACGGTTGAAAATTCCCGTTTCGATTGATACCTGTAAACCGGAAGTTGCCCGGAAGGCCATTGAATACGGGGTTTCCCTGATTAACGACATTCAGGCCTTCAATCATCCCGAAATGGCCGAAATTGCCGCAGAATATCATCTTCCGGTTGTGCTCATGCACATGCAAAAAACGCCAGAGACCATGCAGATGAGTCCACATTATCACTCGGTGGTGGAAGAAATTATTCTTTTTTTTGAGGCGAAGATAAACGCCGCCGTCTCCGCGGGTTTGTCGAAGGAGCAGATTATTCTGGATCCGGGGATCGGATTTGGTAAAACCGTTGAACACAACCTGAAAATTCTTCATTCGGTAGAAGAGTTCTTTGTCCTTAACCGGCCCCTTTTAATCGGCGCTTCAAATAAATCCTTTATTGGAAAGATTTTAGACCTTCCCGTAGATAAACGCCTGGCCGGGTCCCTGGCTACGGTAGCGTGGGCCGTCTGGAAGGGGGTTCATATGGTGAGAGTGCATGAAGTCGGGCCGACCGTCAATGTTATTCGGATGATTGAGGCGATCCGGGCGGGCGGGATTTGATGAACGATTTTACCGTTATCCTCCAGGATTTACTTTCACATTTCAGGTGGCTCGATTTATTCGATATTCTTCTCGTTTCCTATTTGATTTATCGGATTCTTGTGATTCTCAAGGGGAGCCGGGCGCTTCACATGCTGACCGGACTCTCCTTTCTTCTCCTTGTCCTTCTTTTTTCAAAATGGCTGGACCTTTATACGCTCGATTGGCTGGTGACAAATTTTTGGTCGCAAATCATTCTGGCTTTGATCATTTTGTTTCAGCCTGAGATCCGGCGAGTTTTAGTGCAGATTGGGTTAAACCCGTTTAAAGAGGGATTGTTGCCGCTCGAAGGGTCCAGGACCCTGGAGGAGATCTTAAAGGCAATCAACCATTTATCGAATCGAAAAATAGGCGCAGTGATTGTCCTGGAGCGTGAGATCGAAATTAAGGAGACCGCGGAACTTGGTCTGGCATTAGACTCGATCATTTCAAAGGAGATTTTAATTAGTATTTTTGAAACGTCTTCCCCGATTCACGATGGGGCTGTCATCATACGGGGGAACCGGATCGTTTCGGCAGGATGTTTTTTACCCCTTTCATTTAATCCCTCTGTTAACAAGAAACTTGGAACCCGCCACCGCGCCGCCATCGGAATTACCGAAGAAGGCGATGCCGTCGTGTTGGTCGTTTCCGAGGAAACCGGAAAAATTTCGGTCATTTCAGGAGGCGTCATGTCGGAAGATTTAAAAATCTCGGAAGTGCGGGAAAGGTTAAGATTGCTCCTCTTCAAGGAGAAAAAACCTGGTTTTCTTCGTCCCGTAGAAAAAATTAAAAGACCTTTCGCCAAATGAAAAAAAAAGCTATCGGGCTAAAAACCCTCTTTTTTAAAAACAGCCTTATCAAAATTGTCTCCCTGTTCCTTGGCGTATTACTCTGGGGCTACGTGAATTCACGTGGTCAGGTTGAAATGAATTTCCTGGTGCCTCTTCAGCTTAAAAACCTTCCTGAAAACTGGAAAATTGTGGGGAGAACGCCCGAAAATATAGAGGTCAGGGTTAAAGGAAGGGAAAGTACGCTGGAGAATCTGACTACCGCGCGGTTGGCGGCTACGGTTGACCTTTCCAAGGTGTCACTTGGAGAAAATACGGTTTATCTTCATGGCGAAAATATTAATGTTCCGTTAAACGTTGAAGTGACCCATCTGCTTCCAAAAACCATTACGTTAAAAATCGAACCCAAAGAAACCCAATCCAAAGAAACCCAGCACCTTTTAAAATAGCGACTGCTGTTTCTCCATCTCCCAATTCACCGAAAAGCTTAAGATCCCTTTACCTGATTTGTCGGTGTAGTAGAGTTTGCCGTGCTTCTTCCCATATTCATATAAATCTCTTGTCAGTCTGACGTCTTCCAGACAATATTCTTTTAACTTTTCAATTTCTCCGTTTCTAAAATAACGGATGGCATCAAGTCCGGCCCCGAGTTTAGATTTGTTGAGCGTCGCTTTAGCAATGGTATCGAGACTCAAGCGGTGTCCCAGCATTTTTTGAACGACTTCCATAATGTCGAGACTTCGAAAATGATCGAGCGATTTTTTATAATAGGGTTCGAGGACCAGGTAATCGAACCGTCTGGTATTAAAACCGACAATGAGATCCGCGGACTCCAGCATCGGGAAAAGTTTGGGAAGATCTTTTTCTTCGTAGCATTCAAACGCATCCCGTTGATAAGAATAAATGCCAACGACGGAGATCAAAAGATCTCTCATATTATGCCGGCCGTTGACTTCATCAAAAGCTTTTTGAGTTTCAAGGTCTAAGACTAAAATATCACCCATGATACGCCTCCATTTTAAAAACTTTGCCTCCGTTCCCCGTGCAACCCTTTTCTCTGAATCCAGTGCGACCCTTCAGGAGAAAGAACCAGAACATCAATGGGGCCTCCTACATTTTTAGGGCGGGTTTGAAAACGCATCGTGTCGATTGTGGTTCTGACGGCATAAATCGAGAAATCAATCGCGTCCTGAAGCGGAAGGGTATCCCATAGAATCGGGGGTTTAGGAATATGCGTGACCCCTTCAGAGGTCATCAGTTGTCCCGGCTGAAGGAGGTTGGCAATAATATCTCCCTGCCCCCCCCAACTGGTCCCGTAAACAATGTCCTGGGTTTCCGGATGAACATTTAGCGGTTTAATCTCATTTCGGGAAATTTGGCAATGAAAGACCTCCGCGACGCTCACTTTGGCCTTTCTTTTATAGCCGGAAACATGAAAAGCGGTATCCGAATTTGGAAAACGATTCCTGAAATATTTGACCAATTTCTGGGGAACCGTGCTGACGTCATCTTCGTCTTCAAGCGCCTCCTCGGCAAATTTTTTAATATGAGTTTCAATGGTGAGTTGTCCGAGGATGGATTCCCCAAACGTGCTGATTCCAACTTGCTGTTGTGCCAGGTAAAAGACTTTATAAACAAAATTGGATCGAATGGTCTCGATTAACGAAACGGTTCCGTTGGGCATTTTGTTTTCAATGGTAATGATCTGACGGCTGTCTGCCGCCATCACGATTCCTTCAGGCACATAAACGGTTATGACAAAAGACACAAGAACTCCTTCGCGGATAATAGTTTAGCCACTTTAGTCTATTCTTTTTCTTAAGTCAATAAATCCACACAACCCAAGACCAGCGATAGACTTCGCACCCACTTATTAATCATGTCATTGCGAGCACCGAAGGGTGCGTGGCAATCTTATCGTAAAGTCTTGAGATTGCTTCGCTTCGCTCGCAATGACAACTTTCTATCCTGTTCTTAGGCACAAAATCCACATTATTCTTGAAAGGCATTCTTCTTTGGTCGATCTGATGATCGTTTTATACAGGCATTCAGATTAAGGGAATTGAGAGGCCCGTTTTTCCAATTCTCATGGAAAATAAACCAAATTCGGTGTAGTATATCTTGTTTCGCGGTTATTTTATCAATTCATTTTAAGCGGAAAAGGCGGGTGGATGAAAGTTATTGGACTCATGTCGGGCACTTCAATGGACGGGATTGACGCGGCGCTGTTAGATATTAACCGGAGGAAAACAGGCCTCCGTTTCAAATTACTCGCCTTTGAAACTTTCCCGTTCCCCAAAGACTTGCCCGAAAAACTCATCGATGTCGCCGAAGGGAATGAAACGACGGCATTGATTTCCCACCTTAATTTTTATATGGGGGAATTGTTTGCCGAGGCCTCCTTTAAAATTGCGGCTAAAGCAAAGGTAGAAATTCACAAAGTCGATTTAATCGGTTCTCACGGCCAGACCATCTGGCATGCTCCCGCGCCAATTCCAGAAGGCCGTTATAAGATCCGGTCTACGTTTCAAATCGGAGAATCCTCGGTTATTGCGGTCCGGACCGGCGTGACGACGATAGCCGATTTTCGTCCTGCTGATGTGGCGGCAGGGGGAGAAGGAGCTCCTTTAGCCCCCTACTTCCATCACGCTCTGGATAAAAAGAAAGGAAAAAGCCGTTTGATGATTAACATTGGCGGGATCAGTAATGTGACCTTCCTGCCCCGATCGTCAAAAAAGAAGATTCTGGCCTTTGATACCGGCCCCGGCAACATCCTGATCGATGGGTTGGTTCAGGCCGTCACCAAGGGGAAATCAAAGATGGACCGGAATGGCCGGATAGCGGCAAAAGGAAACATTCATTTGGTCCTTTTAAATGAATTAATGGATCACCCTTTTATGGATAAAAAACCGCCGAAAAGCACGGGCCGGGAAACTTTCGGTCTGCCGATGATCGACCATATTCTGGATAGGGGAAATCAATTCAAACTCTCTTTTGAGGATTTGATGGCAACGGTGACTGCCTTTACCTCTATGTCTATTTTTATGAATTGTGAAACATTTATTCTCAAAAAAGAGGCTGTGGATGAGGTCATTGTCGGCGGGGGAGGGGCCAGGAACCCGATGTTGATGGCATTTTTAAAGAAAGCCTTTCATCCGGTTCCTTTTTTTCAATTTGAAGATTTGGGTTTAAACGGAAAAGCCATCGAAGCGATGGCTTTTGCATTGTTTGCTTACGATACCTTTCATGCGATTCCCGATAACGTTCCGAGCGTGACCGGCGCAAAAAAACCGGTCATCATGGGGAAAATCAGCCCGGGGAATAACTTTAAAAAATTATTTTCCAGCCGACATCGAGTCGATTAAGATTTTTGCGACTTCCGGCCGGCTGAATTCCACGGGAGGCAGAATTCCATCCTTCAGCATTTCTCTTACCCTGGTTCCGGAAAGAGAGACCTGGTCTGCCTTATCATGAGGGCAGGTTTTAATGGATCCCATGCTCTGACATTTTTTACAGTAAAACGTATTGTCGAAGAAAAGAGGCGTAATCCCCAGTTCGCCAGGTTTAAACTCGTCGAAGATATAGTGCGCATCAAAGGTTCCGTAGTAATTTCCAACCCCGGCATGATCCCGTCCGACGATAAAGTGGGTGCACCCGTAATTTTTCCGGACGATGGCATGAAAAATGGCTTCTCTCGGTCCGGCATAACGCATATTGGCCGGGAAAACGGCGAGCATTGTTCGTTCTTTGGGATAATAATCGGCTAAAAGCGCTTCGTAGCACCGCATTCTGACTTCCGCGGGAATATCATCCCCCTTGGTCGCTCCAACCAGGGGGTGGACCAAAAGGCCGTCCACAATTTCAAGGGCGCATTTCTGAATGTATTCATGAGCCCGATGGATCGGGTTCCGGGTCTGAAAACCAACGATTTTTTTCCACCCTTTTTGCTGGAACGCGGACCGGGTTTCTTTAGGATCGAGACGGTAAACCTGAAAATTTTCGTGACGGGGACGATTGATCAAAGAAATTTTTCCTCCTAAAAGCATACTTTCCATCTGAAAGACCTGGCTGACTCCGGGATGTTCCCGCGAATCGGTTCGATAGACCTTGACCGCTTCAGTCTCTTTTTCCTGGGGGAAAATCTCTTTCAGGTGAAGAATGGCGAGAACCTCTTCGTTTTCACTTAAGAGGGCAATTTCTTTTTCGTTTTTAAAAGAGGCCGCCTCCTGATCGCTGGCAGAAAGGGTCACCGGAATCGTCCATGGGAGGCCGTTGGCCAGATGCATATGGTGAATCACCGCTTCATAATCTGCTTTTCCCATAAATCCCTCTAGAGGGGAGAACGCGCCTATGGCGATCATTTCCAAATCGGAGATTTCCCGGGTGGTCAGATATTTTTTCTTGAAGCCCTTTGCTTTTGCCAGGGCGTCTTTTTTCTCCTGTTCATTAAGGATTCGATTGATCAGCTTTCCTCCGTGAGGAATCGATTCGGCGGCTTGAGTCGTTTTCGGGGTCATTACTTTCTCCTGATTGATTGGGTCAATAAAATGTTTTTTTGATTGCCTTGAGTATTTGGAGGGCTTCTCCGGATTCAAGGGATTTCTTGGACCGGACATAAGCTTCTTGAAGCGTTTTGGCTTTGCCGGAAATAAAAAGACCGATTGACGCGTTCCAGAGGGTTAATGCTGTTCTATCTTTTCCTCCTTTTCCCTCCAGAATTTCTTCCGTTATTCGGGCTTCCGCTTCCGGATCTTTCATTTCAATTTCAGACCGTCTTATTGGCGTCAAACCCAGTGGAGAGGGTTCAAGGTGCGTTTTGGAGTGGCTTCCCGGGTTGACGATAATCCCCTCGACGGGGCCTGAAAGATTTTCCTCGGATTCTCCCTCCAACCCCCTGACCACCAGAGCGTTTGAAACGCCGAGAGCCCGGACGGTCTCTGCGATCTTTTCATACGATTTCGGGTGAGAAATTCCAATAATTTGGCTGGAAGCTTCCAATGGGTTCAGGAGCCTGGCGATCGTGTGAAAAATCGAGCGAAGACCGATTTCGTTCCTTAAATCGAGAAAACGCTTAATGCCGGGATGGATTTGAGCGATGTCCAGATAGGTCCATCCGGTCTCCGTGAAAAACTCAAGGCGTTCTTTTAAAGAAAGCGCCTGTCTCCAACCGAGATAAGCCAACACCATCGATTTACTGATTCTCAACGGGGGATTCGGATCCCCGTGCAGGACGACATTTAATCCAGCCCCTGCCATGACCAGGGAGGCCGGAAGCCCGACATGGAAAGAGGTTCTCTTTCCCGCATAGAAAGGGAGGTCCAGCGTTTCCCCTGCCCTGACTTGAAACGATTGAATCAACGGATGAAGAGAACGTTTACAGGCCCGGGTGAAAACGGCCAGCTCCTCCGGAGTTTCCTCTTTGATCCGAAGCGAGATCAGAAAAGCCCCGACCTGGTATGGGGAGGCTTTTTCCTCAAGAAGCCCGGTGATCGCAAATTCGGCTTCCTCCGCCGTTAAATCTTTCGCCCCCTTCTGTCCTTTGCCGATTTTCGCTATTAATTCCTGAAAGGTCATCGTTTTAGGGGCTTGCGTCGCCCCCTCCGCTGGCGGAGCCAGACGGAGCCTCCCCCTCTCACTCGCTTTGCTCGCTGCATATTTATGCTTTTTTAATCACCAGCTTAAAGTAATTTTCAATCGGAGATAAAGTGAGGATTTGGTGCCCCTCATCCTTGACCGATCGGGGAACATTTTTGGCAGGTTCGCCTTCGTCCAGCAGAACTTCAAGAACCTCTCCTTGATCCATCATTTCAAGCTTGAGCTTGGTTCTGACGAAATTGATCGGACATTTTACCCCCCGCAAATCCATTTTCGCGTTGGCCGCAAACTCCTTAATCTGTTCCGCCTCCGCCACCACTGCTGTTTTTTCGTTTTCAACCTGCCGGGTGGCCCTGGCATCTTCGCTTTCATGGCCTGTCTTTAACGTTTCCGGTTTCGAACCGGCATCGGAGAGGGCGTAGAGGATTCTAGCCTCTTCCAGAAAAATCCCGACGCGGACAATATCTTGCGCAACGTCATTTGAGGAGGGGTGGCCTCCTATTTCCAATCTTTCTTTAAAGGTTTTAAAATCGGAGAACTTTCCCGCCAACGCTCCCCTGTTAAGATAATGCTCCTCAAAAGCCTGGAACGCTTCAGTATCGGTTGCCGGTTCAATCGCTTTTAAAATAAGCAAACCCTTAATTCCCGCCACCACAGCGCGATAGGCTTTAGAAATGGCAAAAGCCCCCTGTTTTTTTTCGTTGAGTTCCTTTGCCAGGTTCAGTTCCATATCTGCCTCGTCGAAGCTCGTTTTGATCATGGCATCGGCTCCGCCGGCACACTCACCAGGGCCCAAATCGACGACTTCAAATTCGCGGGTTCCCCCCCAATCGTAAAAGTATTGAGGGTTATCGTCAAAAGCCGGCAGGTCGGTAAGCGTTTTTAACTCGCCTGCAAATCCCTTTTTCCCGAATCGGTCTGTAAATTGGACAAAACTTTCTCCTTCTTCTTTTTTTTCACGATAAAGAGAGAGAACCTTTTGAACCGCCTGTGGGACGTTTTTTGCGGGAACTTTGACGATTGCCTTCGCAAAGGTGGTTCCCTCTGGAGCCGTTCGGCCTCCCAGATGAAGTTCGTAGAAAGGCGCCGTATGCTCCCCGATGGTTTTACTGACGCCGTGAAGACCGATGGGCGCCATGTGGTGCTGGGCGCAGGAGTTCTGGCACCCGCTAATTTTTATCTGGATGCCTTTTAAATCGGGAGATGAACCCTGTCCGTTATTAAAAAGTCCGGATAAGGCGGTGGCCATCTGCTTGGACGAGGTGATGGCGATCCCGCAGGTATCGGCCCCCGGGCAGGAGACAATATCTGAAATCGTTTCGGCTCCTCCTTTTTCAAGTCCGGCATGTTTTAATTCTTCATAAAGCGCAGGAAGCGTTTCGTTTTTTACCCAGCGGAGGAGAAGGTTTTGATTGACGGTAATCCGGAGATGTCCCCCCGAATAGGTGTTTGTGATCTCCGCCAGTTTTCGAAGGGCTGACGCGTGAATATCCCCCAGGACCAGACGGATATGAACCATCGAAAACCCCGGTTGTTTTTGCGGCTGAACGTTGGTTTTTAACCAGTAGGCATAGGGAGAAAGGGCATTTTCTGTTGAAACAGCAACAGGGGAATGACTCCCATTGCCATTGCCATTTCCGTTCCCCCCTTTGGAACGCTCAGCGGGTCTTCCATCTTCAACCGCCGGAAGCTGTAATTGCACCTCCGCTTTTTTCTTTAACTTTTCATACTCTTCCCGGTACAGTTTATTAAATTGGGTCATGCCGAGCTTGTCGATGATAAATTTCAATCGGGCCCGGTTTCTGTTCTTTCGGTTTCCAAACCGGTCGAAAACCCGCACGACCGCCTCGCAAACACGGGTCAGTTCGATGGCGGGGATAAACTCCTCTAAAAGATGGGCGACGCGGGGCATGGCGCCGAGGCCTCCCCCGACAAATACCTTAAAACCCAGCGTCTCTTTTTTCTCTTTGTCCACTTTTTTTACGGCCACCACGCCAATATCATGCATTCCGGGCAGCGCGCAATCGGTTGGGCATCCGGAAAAGCTGATCTTGAATTTTCTTGGCATGCTCTGACAAACGGGGTTTCTTAAAAAGTGTTTTGAAATGCTGCTGGCGTAGGGAGTGACGTCAAAGGCTTCGTCAGGACAAACCCCCGATTTCGGACAACCGGTGACATTCCGCACGGTATTCCCGCATGCTTCGCGGGCGGTTAATCCGACTTCCGCAATCTTTCTCATGATTTCACCGCATTTATAAAGCGAAATCCAATGGAGCTGAATATCCTGACGGGTGGTGGTATGAAGGATTCCGTTGGTGTATTCTTCAGCCACATCGGCTAATCGGATCAATTGTTCAGCATTTAAACCGCCAAACGGAATTTTGACCCTGAACATTTGAACATTCGGCTGACGCTGACCGTAAACGCCATGCTGAAGCCTGAAAGGGCGAAATTGGTCAAGAGAGGTTTTTCCCTGCCGAATTTTTTCAACCTGGGATTCAAACGATTCAATTTCAGTTAAAACGTCGGGGGACAACTGAACCGTCGATGATTTTTTCTCTTCAACTGTTTTGAAAGGGGCCATAGGGGTTTCTCCTTCCCGCGTTTTGCGGATAAGCTCTTTAAATGGAAAAGTCTACCGGAGTAGATCCTTCAACTTTTTCATCAATTTCAATGTCCAATACTTTTGTCCGGATCGTAAATGTTTCTTTCTTCCCGCGGGAATCAATGCTTTCCCAAATAATATGATCCCGGGTTGCCGGAATATGGGGTTTGAGGGACGCGTTTTTAAACCCCATTTGATAAGAGAGGTAGAATTCAATCGCCTCAACGGGACAGGACTTGACGCAGGGGAGGCAATCCCAACAGTCTTCCGGATATTTTAAATAAGCTTTGTCAACTAAAGGATCCTTGACGATTAAATCGCCAGGGCACATCCGGATACAGGGGGGCTGGGT
The window above is part of the Nitrospirota bacterium genome. Proteins encoded here:
- a CDS encoding anthranilate phosphoribosyltransferase — translated: MTFQELIAKIGKGQKGAKDLTAEEAEFAITGLLEEKASPYQVGAFLISLRIKEETPEELAVFTRACKRSLHPLIQSFQVRAGETLDLPFYAGKRTSFHVGLPASLVMAGAGLNVVLHGDPNPPLRISKSMVLAYLGWRQALSLKERLEFFTETGWTYLDIAQIHPGIKRFLDLRNEIGLRSIFHTIARLLNPLEASSQIIGISHPKSYEKIAETVRALGVSNALVVRGLEGESEENLSGPVEGIIVNPGSHSKTHLEPSPLGLTPIRRSEIEMKDPEAEARITEEILEGKGGKDRTALTLWNASIGLFISGKAKTLQEAYVRSKKSLESGEALQILKAIKKTFY
- a CDS encoding sulfurtransferase TusA family protein produces the protein MAPFKTVEEKKSSTVQLSPDVLTEIESFESQVEKIRQGKTSLDQFRPFRLQHGVYGQRQPNVQMFRVKIPFGGLNAEQLIRLADVAEEYTNGILHTTTRQDIQLHWISLYKCGEIMRKIAEVGLTAREACGNTVRNVTGCPKSGVCPDEAFDVTPYASSISKHFLRNPVCQSMPRKFKISFSGCPTDCALPGMHDIGVVAVKKVDKEKKETLGFKVFVGGGLGAMPRVAHLLEEFIPAIELTRVCEAVVRVFDRFGNRKNRNRARLKFIIDKLGMTQFNKLYREEYEKLKKKAEVQLQLPAVEDGRPAERSKGGNGNGNGNGSHSPVAVSTENALSPYAYWLKTNVQPQKQPGFSMVHIRLVLGDIHASALRKLAEITNTYSGGHLRITVNQNLLLRWVKNETLPALYEELKHAGLEKGGAETISDIVSCPGADTCGIAITSSKQMATALSGLFNNGQGSSPDLKGIQIKISGCQNSCAQHHMAPIGLHGVSKTIGEHTAPFYELHLGGRTAPEGTTFAKAIVKVPAKNVPQAVQKVLSLYREKKEEGESFVQFTDRFGKKGFAGELKTLTDLPAFDDNPQYFYDWGGTREFEVVDLGPGECAGGADAMIKTSFDEADMELNLAKELNEKKQGAFAISKAYRAVVAGIKGLLILKAIEPATDTEAFQAFEEHYLNRGALAGKFSDFKTFKERLEIGGHPSSNDVAQDIVRVGIFLEEARILYALSDAGSKPETLKTGHESEDARATRQVENEKTAVVAEAEQIKEFAANAKMDLRGVKCPINFVRTKLKLEMMDQGEVLEVLLDEGEPAKNVPRSVKDEGHQILTLSPIENYFKLVIKKA
- a CDS encoding 4Fe-4S binding protein, with protein sequence MPVYVNPNICNGCHGATQPPCIRMCPGDLIVKDPLVDKAYLKYPEDCWDCLPCVKSCPVEAIEFYLSYQMGFKNASLKPHIPATRDHIIWESIDSRGKKETFTIRTKVLDIEIDEKVEGSTPVDFSI